The Rosa rugosa chromosome 1, drRosRugo1.1, whole genome shotgun sequence genomic sequence ATCCCGTGCTAACAATGTATCTATGCActttaagatatatatatatataaacagacAGCCACACATTCTGTGACTGGCCGCTATAGTTAGGTCCCCTACGATTACATGCACATTCATCTTTGCAGTTTGCACAAGTTTCACTCCAAGAATTCATGTATTAACAGACAAGGATATGCATATCAAACTTGGAGATCGAAATGACATTGCCGAGTAAATGAGATTTCAAGAAAGATATAATATAAACCTTGGAGTTCGAAATCAAACTCCGGTGTATTGTAAATTAAGCTTTTAGGCCACCAACAATGGGAAAGCAAAATGAACATGCAACATGATCGAAAGTCCAGACAGAATTATCAAGGCTACTGTACAATTTCCCCATGGCAGCTAAAACAACTCATAACAAAGAAGTACAAGAACaactaagaaaagaaaagctaaagaaaaaaaactcccACATTTTCCATTTTCAACTTTGTTCTTCATTGGTTACCTGCTGGTTCAATATCTTTAAGAAGTCCAACTATCTGTTGCATGCTTGGTCGCTTTGAGGGAAGGTCAGCTGTGCACAGATATCCAATCTTGAGTGCCTCCTCCATTTGGTCATCACGTTCTGTATCACGAATTTTCGGATCAATAGCGCTTGACACTTTGTTCTTCCTAACCAATCCTCTGACCCAGCTCACTAGAGTTGCTTCTTTCTCCTCCGGATAATCATCACCAGATGGTTTTTTCCCAGTAATGAGCTCAAAAAGAACAACTCCAAAGCAATATACATCAGATTTTGGTGTTAGAGAATCACATTCTGCCTGAGTAAACTCTGGTGGCACATAGCCAGGAGAGCCGAGAGAGATCTCTTCATCTAAACCACTACCGAAAATCTTAGCCAGTCCAAAATCAGATAACCTTGGCTCCAAGTTATAATCCAGATAAACACTACTAGCCTTGACATCTCTATGAATAATTGGAGGTGAGCAACCATGGTGTAGAAATGCCAATGCTCGGGCAGCACCTAGAGCAATCTTGTGACGGAACCTCCAAGTTGTTAACAACCCTTCAGAACCAACATGTTGAATGCCATTGTTTTCATCTTCTTCCCAAGTATCTGTGCTCCAGTCCTCAGTTGTTTGAACACCAAGCGGCAAGTCATGAAGCAAATTCTGAAGGTTCCCATTCTCCATGTAATCATAGATAGCAATTCTCTGCTCCCCAGCTAAGCAATATCCAGTCAATGGAACAAGATTGGGGTGCTTGATTCGACCAAGATACTCAAACTCCCTTGCAGCTTCCTGGTCTGTCAATGTAGAACCATGCACTAAAACTTTCACTGCTACATGAATTCCACCTGGCAGAAATCCTCTGTAAACAGGCCCAAACTTCCCTTCAGCCAAAAGTGTTCCGCGGTCAAAATTTGAAGTTGCTGACAAGAGGTCTGCGAATGTGAAGTTCAACAATGGCTTCTCGAAAATCACTACAAGGACTGATGTTGCTTGCTTAACATCTGCCACCCAAGTAGTGGAGTCAGTCTGGAAGGAAAAGGGGCCGGATATAGTTTGTTCTTCCTTGTATGAGGTTGGCTTTACTTCCCACATTCTGGTTTTCCTTCTGCAACCAACTGCTAGGAATAGCAAACCAACAAGCAAACACACCATTGAGAGGGCCAAAGCCAATGCAAGCTTTAGTCCCTTGTGGTTATCCTTAGCTGCTTGACTTCTAAGAAGGGCTGGGTTTGCAGCAATGGGGCAGCTGTTTGAAGCACCAAAGAAAGATTTTTGGAGGGTTTCGGTGGAGATTTCAGAAGCACAAAGTGTCAAGTTATTGTAAGAGAAGTTGAACCTCTTCATCCAAGGAAGTTTCTCCAACAGCGAAACCGGGACTTCTCCACTCAAATTGTTGAGTGAAACATCAAGGACTTGGAGACTCTCTAGACTCAGGAATGGAATTTGACCTATCAGATGGTTCTCAGAAAGATCAAGTGTACTCAAGCTACTCAACTGAGAAAGTTCATCAGGAATCTGACCAGTAAGACTAGTTTTCGACAAATTAAGATATTCCAAACTAGGAAACATTTCAACACTAGGGAATGCATGCCTAGTAAATCTATTGTGTGCTAGATTCAGGTGCTTCAGATTTTGGGCTTCAGTTAAATTATGAAAAAGTTCTCCACCAAGTTGATTCTCAGACAGGTCTAAATAAACCAAATGAGACCAATTATAGCTAGCATTGAATTGTACCTGAGAAATGTGACCTTCAAACTGGTTCTTGCTCAGGTCAATCACCTccaacagctccattaacacaCCCATCACTGAACCCTTGAACAGATTCCCAGAAATGTTAAGACTAGTAATGGATTTCATCTCTGCCAAATCAGAGTCCCTGCCATGAATCTCATTTCCAGCAAGATTCAAACTTTTGAGCTTAGTAAAAGCAGCACCAAAACCATCTGGGAGAGACCCATTCAATCTATTCAAAGAAAGATCAATCTCAACCAAAGATTGGCAACCCACAATTCCTGAAGGAATGCCCATTTCAAACCCATTTTGACTGAGCCTAAGAACTCTGAGACTGGTAAGTGAGCTTATATCTGCAGGAATCTCACCAGAAAAATTGTTACTTGAAATATCAAAGCTTTCAAGTAGGCCAAAGTTGCCAATGTTGTTAGGCAAGGACCCATAAATCTGGTTATGGGAGAGATTAAGGTTCTTGAGTGAGCCTAAGCTCCACAAATCTGATGGCAAACCAGTGATTTTGTTGTTGCTAAGGtccaaagattgaagctttgTTAGCTTCCCAATAGTGGTATCAGGGATAGAACCAGAGAGTTCTAAGCCAGAAGCAACTAAGTGAATGACATATTCATTTTCTGAATCACAGAATACTCCAGACCATGAACAAACAGGAGCAGAGAAGTTgtaaagtgaagaagaagaagaagacaaaccCATCTTTTGCAAGAACTGAGAGACATAAAACCCATCTGTGTTGGGTTGTTGACAAGCAAATGGCTTCAACAACAGTGAAAGAACCAGTAGAGAAGCAAAGAAGTTGAAACCCATTTGGTAAAAATGAACAGAAGTAACAAGTGCGCTAAGGAATATAATGAGTCCAAACCAGCACTGACCTCTTCAACACCTCTCTCACTGTCACAGCTTCACAAGCAGCATTACACTATCATAAATGGTTTTGGGTCCATCTGAAAAACACTCATCTTGGCCTGCAGCTCCATTAAAGATGATTGTTAGGCCAAAACTCTTCTAAAAAACTGTCAATATTAGGTGGAGCAGAACATGCATGTGAGAAATGGGTTCTTGAATTTTCTAGTGTTTTTCAGAGAGAATGTGAGCTCAGCTCAAGTTGAGTGGCCCatgaaatcaaaacagaaacaaacaacacaagggggagaaGCTCTTTTTTGTCTCTGCGTAGAATTGGAATATGAGAAGCTCTAGTTTTGTTGCAAGTTTTCTTGAAACACACTACTATGTATCATATCATATGTGTTTTTTATATGAAAACAAGCAGAGTTTTGGTCTGTGAAACTTGCACataaacagaggagggaggGTATAGAGGGAAGGTAAGAAGAGCTAAACAAATAAGCAAGTAAAATGCAGACTGGGGTGGACAGAAGTTGGGCTTCATAAATGAGAACGGTTTAATGGTGGGAGTGTATAGTCTAATCTAGTTTGGTTGGTGACCTTTTGTTGGTGGGAATTCAATGATTCTTCATTGAAGGTTGTCGATCACTgatgtgtgtgtttttttctCTAATTGGAAGCTTTTTGTGATTGAAATCAACTTGCAACTGGCAATCTTCTGTAGATCTCATATAAGAATTGAATTGCCCAAATAATATTTGTTTAGTTCTATAGTACTGTTCCCACTAGCTACATCCCCAATTGCTACAAAATCAACGAACTTGGAGTAGATAATTCAAGTTTCCCAACTAATTAAAGATCACCCTTTCAAGATTATTTTTCTCAAACTAATATTAAATAACTAAACGATTTTGGTGGTAATAATATTCATTTGGTGACTTAAATGATTAAAGGATGCTCTGCTCAATTAAGTTACTTAAGTGATACCAAAAGTGAATAATTTTAATGATAATGAAGATTCATGCACAATTTTGAAAGAGAGGTTGAATCATAACTAACACATGAATCGCAATTAGAAGCGAACATGATTCAAAAGAACTTCtatcatcattttttttctttgatataAGTGATAGAAGTATAATGATCCAAACACATTCATGATTCTCTCAGTTTCGATGCTAGTCATAATGAGTTATTCTCTCTAATGTCTAAAcctttttctttgaattgcaagcCATTCTAGCATGTTTGGTGGGAATTTTGTTCACAACAGTAGTGAGGATATTTCAATGGATTAGCTGAAATTGCTTGGTGTGAGGTAGCGTTTTGTTGACTCTAAACATATCAAAAGAAGGCTCTTCCCCACCCATTTTCTAAAAGTAAAGAACTGATATAACCCCTAACCCATGATCACCAATAATTCAATATTAATATATAGTGGGGCAAGATATAGTCCCATAGTCATGGTAAAATCCAAGGGATTAGGAAAGAATAACTATTAGCAGATCAGCATCTGCACCATTCACACACAGAATTGGAATAAGAAAATACATTTTGTCATATCATATACAGCTACATACACAGATAATAGTAATAATACAGTTCAAGTTGGTAAGGCATAATAATGTGAACATGGTATTGATCATTTAGTAAATCTTTGGGCATTTGGGTGGTTTTGTGACTGCATGATGATGAAAGTTTATGGAAAATATGATTAATCTCTGTCATGCTGATTTAGACACTTTCGCTTAAATTAAACTCAAGGCACATGAGGGTTTTGGTAGGTTTAGAGGACCCTGCTTGTCATGGAGAAAGAAAATTTCATTTAGAACAAGTAATATGGTCCTTGCACATGGGCATGTGTCCCTCTGGTCAAAGCCTCATGGCCATAAAATTGACTTTCTGAAAGTGTCTGTGTGTCTTTCCTTGCCATCGCTTCTCTCAGTCTACACCCTACAATCTACACAAAGGGAAGAAGAATCCTCGATCCAGTCTCCTGTGGTAATGATTTGCATTAATTGAAGATAGCGGACTTAGAATGTGAGTGACATTCACGCTTCCTCCTATAAGATTCTGTTAAGAATATGATATTTAGAGACTAATCATGTCAGGAAACTTAATCTTGAGGCAATGTTCAGTGTGTGGCAAATAGTATAGGTATGATTAACAATAGTATAGGTTACAAGTTGCACATATGGGAGAGGCTCATACATTCCCATATGGAACAGGCTTTATAAGATGCCTCAAAAATTGACAGTGGGTGATATCATAATTGATACACTGCACATATCATTCTCATTTCGATCAACTTGCTTTCTTATCGCAGTCATTTATTTTTTGGCACCAGTTGTTGCTGCAGCCATGGCATTTGCAGAATCAGAGGTCACCTTTGGAAGCTGATCAGATTGAATCAGCTCTATTCCCAATCCATTATGAGCTTCAGTTTCATTTACATTTCAATCTCAGTTTCATTTCcttctcaatttcaattttgattattcaCTCTTTCGAGTATTCTGTTGCCTTCTCAATCATGTATTCTGTTTACATGATTAATTTTTGTCATGCTGATTTAGACACTTCGCTTCAATTCAACTCAAGGCACATGAGGGTTTTGGAAGATTTAGAGGACCCTGCTTCTGCTTGTAATGGGGAAAGAAAATTTCATTTAGAACAAGTAATATGGTCTTTGCACATGGGCATGTGTCCCTCTGGTCAAAGCTTCATGGGCATAAAATTGACTTTCTGAAAGTGTTTGTGTGTCTTTTCTTGCCATCACTTCTCTCATTCTACAATCTACAAAGGAAGAAGAATCCTCAATCCAGTCTCCTGTGATAATGATTTACATTAATTGGTGATAGTGGAGTTAGAATGTGAGTGATATTCAAGCTTCCTCCTATAAGATTCTATTAAGGATATGATATTAAAGACTAATCATGCCAGGAAACCTAATCTTGAGGCAATGTTCAGTGCGTGGCAAATAGTATAGGTATGATTAACAATAAACCCTGTTTAGTTGCATATATGGGAGGCTATTACATTCTCATATTGAACAGGCTTTATAAGATGCCTCAGAGATTGAAAGTGGGTGATATCATAATTGATACACTGCACATATCATTCTCAGTTGAACTTGCTTCTTATTGCAGTCATTTATTTTTTGGCACCAGTTGTTGCGGCCATGGCATTTGCAGAATCAGAGGTCACCTTTGGAAGCTGATTAGATTGAATCAGCTCCATTCCCAATCCATTATCAGCTTCAGTTTCATTTACATTTCAATCTCAGTTTAAtttccttttcaatttcaatttcaactaTTCACGCTTTCGATCGTTCTATTTGCTGCAATAAAACTAATCAGTCACAAATTTGCTGCAATTCTTTTCTACACAAGATAAAACATTGAAACATCTTGCTCAACTCAGAAAATGGGCAAGTTTCACACTTTATTGAATTATTTGAACCCAAGTTTCATACTTTTACGCTAAATAGTTAGAAATGCTCCCTAATCATAGATTCATAGATgaacattaaaaataaaaataaatttatctCTGAAACACAATATAGTTCAGCTGAAGCAATATCTCTGCACGAGAAATGCTCCCACAGGAACAAGATACACAGTCCCCGGCTCAGCAAACCCAAAAATGTCAAGAACCCTAGTGCTCTCCCCGTCGTACAATTTGTCTCAACTGCTACAG encodes the following:
- the LOC133708792 gene encoding probable LRR receptor-like serine/threonine-protein kinase At2g24230, encoding MGFNFFASLLVLSLLLKPFACQQPNTDGFYVSQFLQKMGLSSSSSSLYNFSAPVCSWSGVFCDSENEYVIHLVASGLELSGSIPDTTIGKLTKLQSLDLSNNKITGLPSDLWSLGSLKNLNLSHNQIYGSLPNNIGNFGLLESFDISSNNFSGEIPADISSLTSLRVLRLSQNGFEMGIPSGIVGCQSLVEIDLSLNRLNGSLPDGFGAAFTKLKSLNLAGNEIHGRDSDLAEMKSITSLNISGNLFKGSVMGVLMELLEVIDLSKNQFEGHISQVQFNASYNWSHLVYLDLSENQLGGELFHNLTEAQNLKHLNLAHNRFTRHAFPSVEMFPSLEYLNLSKTSLTGQIPDELSQLSSLSTLDLSENHLIGQIPFLSLESLQVLDVSLNNLSGEVPVSLLEKLPWMKRFNFSYNNLTLCASEISTETLQKSFFGASNSCPIAANPALLRSQAAKDNHKGLKLALALALSMVCLLVGLLFLAVGCRRKTRMWEVKPTSYKEEQTISGPFSFQTDSTTWVADVKQATSVLVVIFEKPLLNFTFADLLSATSNFDRGTLLAEGKFGPVYRGFLPGGIHVAVKVLVHGSTLTDQEAAREFEYLGRIKHPNLVPLTGYCLAGEQRIAIYDYMENGNLQNLLHDLPLGVQTTEDWSTDTWEEDENNGIQHVGSEGLLTTWRFRHKIALGAARALAFLHHGCSPPIIHRDVKASSVYLDYNLEPRLSDFGLAKIFGSGLDEEISLGSPGYVPPEFTQAECDSLTPKSDVYCFGVVLFELITGKKPSGDDYPEEKEATLVSWVRGLVRKNKVSSAIDPKIRDTERDDQMEEALKIGYLCTADLPSKRPSMQQIVGLLKDIEPAGNQ